One Weissella coleopterorum DNA segment encodes these proteins:
- the helD gene encoding RNA polymerase recycling motor HelD translates to MNEFEFEQKRLDHVLDKIEEAKQNNDAQLARAEEGQVEVEKGWNDVRFKSSTYSGLFETAMSVRQQQQMLQERELAQTSAQHQAQVLTRLAHNPYFARIDVQDDGSDKVEPIYIGLASFSDQPDNFLVYDWRAPISSIYYDGGLGPVTYDTPAGAQQADVSLKRQFQIEDQKIVTLFDTDEVVGDQMLLDAVAGESSTKMKSIVTTIQREQNKIIRNTHAELLFVQGAAGSGKTSAVLQRVAYLLYRYRGNLTAGQVVMFSPNQLFNDYIDQVLPEMGEQNMIQMTFYQYASRRLPKLKLETLQARFEESQPNWQQKINRFKGSKAYFDLIKVYTDRLNHSGIRFRSIKFRGRELISKDQIADIYYSFNENYKLGQRLEVTKERLLSKVRGYVGNEMKSDWVEGTIQNLSKEEYDSLLGDQVREFKDERSEYQALAKVIVQNEMRPVLQQISRTRFLNINAQFVDFLRAVPHLTQLNASEITADDWQNNLTNTINELKQKELNLADMTPFMYLFDVIKGSHGERDIRFVFIDEIQDYTPFQLAFLKFSFPKARFTMLGDLNQAIFTKSNAMTLQSELKSLFGTEKTEFIQLTQTYRSTQQITDFAKATLINGVQIDAFERAGAKPTIEILNDDTMMTHTVLDQLRLNDQAKETTAIITKTLQEAEQVYAYLNENHPVTVIRTENQRLVPGTIIVPAYLAKGLEFDAVIMWDASAENYHGDDERQLVYTIASRAMHQLTIVAKKQLSPLLDVDSNLYERK, encoded by the coding sequence ATGAATGAATTTGAATTTGAACAAAAACGTCTGGATCATGTCTTAGATAAGATTGAAGAAGCTAAGCAGAATAATGATGCACAATTAGCCCGTGCTGAAGAAGGACAAGTCGAAGTAGAAAAAGGTTGGAACGATGTACGCTTTAAATCTTCGACCTATTCTGGATTATTTGAAACAGCAATGTCCGTTCGTCAACAGCAACAAATGCTACAAGAACGTGAATTAGCTCAGACATCAGCGCAACATCAAGCGCAAGTTTTGACACGATTAGCACATAATCCCTATTTTGCACGAATTGATGTACAAGATGACGGGTCTGACAAAGTTGAACCGATCTATATTGGGCTTGCATCATTTTCTGATCAACCAGATAACTTTTTAGTTTATGATTGGCGAGCGCCGATCTCGTCGATTTATTATGACGGTGGGTTAGGGCCTGTTACATATGATACACCGGCAGGGGCGCAACAAGCTGACGTTAGTTTAAAACGTCAATTTCAAATTGAAGATCAAAAGATCGTCACGCTCTTTGATACAGATGAGGTTGTGGGTGATCAAATGCTGTTAGATGCGGTAGCTGGTGAATCATCAACTAAGATGAAATCAATTGTGACCACGATCCAACGTGAGCAAAATAAAATCATTCGAAATACGCATGCCGAGCTACTATTTGTTCAAGGGGCAGCAGGATCTGGAAAAACGTCTGCGGTCTTACAACGTGTTGCTTATCTACTATATCGTTATCGTGGTAATTTAACGGCTGGTCAGGTTGTTATGTTTTCGCCAAATCAGCTATTTAATGATTACATTGATCAGGTGCTCCCAGAAATGGGTGAACAAAATATGATTCAAATGACTTTCTACCAATATGCTTCACGGCGATTACCAAAGTTGAAATTGGAGACATTACAGGCACGGTTTGAAGAGAGTCAGCCAAATTGGCAACAAAAGATTAATCGTTTCAAGGGTTCAAAGGCATACTTTGATTTAATTAAGGTCTATACGGATCGACTAAATCACTCGGGAATTCGTTTTAGGTCAATTAAGTTCCGTGGAAGAGAATTGATTTCGAAAGATCAAATTGCTGATATTTATTATTCATTTAATGAAAATTATAAACTTGGGCAACGATTAGAAGTAACTAAGGAACGTCTATTAAGTAAAGTGCGTGGTTATGTTGGGAATGAGATGAAGTCTGATTGGGTGGAGGGAACAATTCAAAATCTTTCGAAAGAAGAATATGATTCCCTTCTGGGAGATCAAGTTCGCGAATTTAAAGATGAGCGTTCCGAATATCAAGCTTTGGCTAAGGTGATTGTTCAAAATGAGATGCGACCTGTTTTGCAACAAATTAGTCGAACACGATTTTTGAATATTAACGCGCAATTTGTAGATTTCTTACGAGCGGTACCGCATTTAACGCAATTAAATGCGTCAGAAATCACCGCGGACGATTGGCAAAATAATTTGACCAACACGATCAATGAGTTAAAACAAAAAGAATTGAATTTAGCTGACATGACTCCATTTATGTATTTATTTGATGTCATTAAAGGGAGCCATGGAGAACGGGATATTCGATTTGTCTTTATTGATGAAATTCAAGATTATACCCCCTTCCAATTAGCATTTTTAAAGTTTAGCTTTCCTAAAGCTCGTTTTACGATGCTAGGCGATTTAAACCAAGCGATTTTTACCAAATCAAATGCGATGACTCTTCAATCCGAGTTAAAGAGTCTCTTTGGAACTGAAAAAACAGAGTTTATCCAACTAACACAGACGTATCGCTCAACGCAACAAATTACTGATTTCGCGAAGGCGACCTTGATTAATGGGGTTCAAATTGATGCCTTTGAACGTGCTGGTGCAAAACCGACGATTGAAATCTTAAACGATGATACGATGATGACACATACGGTTCTAGATCAATTAAGACTTAACGATCAAGCTAAAGAAACGACGGCGATTATTACCAAGACTTTGCAAGAGGCCGAACAAGTTTATGCATACCTGAATGAAAACCATCCGGTTACGGTGATTCGTACCGAAAATCAGCGTTTAGTTCCCGGCACAATTATTGTTCCGGCATACTTAGCGAAGGGGCTTGAATTTGATGCGGTCATTATGTGGGATGCGTCAGCTGAAAATTATCACGGGGACGATGAGCGCCAGCTAGTTTATACAATTGCTTCACGAGCAATGCATCAATTAACGATTGTAGCTAAAAAACAACTTAGTCCACTATTGGATGTGGATTCTAATCTTTACGAAAGAAAGTAA
- the coaA gene encoding type I pantothenate kinase yields the protein MDEYDKTFFKYQRETWQKLSSSIALRSGELVTPQLLNQIKAFNDEISMDDVIKIYEPLVNYIILRKRQYDLDLVERQQFAQQSIKSIPFIVGIAGSVAVGKSTTARLLQYMLQVEYGDNQVALTTTDGFLFPNATLKQRNLMERKGFPESYNTAAIIEFLNTVKGGAEVLRVPIYSHELSDVVEAGYDEFQQPGILIVEGVNTLQFSEQFSVSLADFFDLSIFVDAPTPLIEKWYIDRFLALLTKTKQEQDLKNYFWQWTKLSQKSAIAIGHQIWQSVNVPNLEQYILPTRNRADLVLKKDKEHQIAEVWLRKF from the coding sequence ATGGATGAATATGATAAAACATTTTTTAAATATCAACGTGAAACCTGGCAGAAATTATCATCTTCAATTGCTTTACGTTCAGGAGAACTTGTAACGCCACAATTGTTAAACCAAATTAAGGCGTTTAACGATGAAATTTCCATGGATGATGTAATTAAGATTTATGAACCTCTGGTAAATTATATTATTTTAAGAAAAAGGCAATATGATTTAGATTTAGTGGAACGTCAGCAATTTGCTCAACAAAGTATCAAATCAATTCCATTTATTGTGGGAATTGCTGGCTCAGTCGCGGTAGGTAAGTCAACCACCGCGCGTTTACTTCAATATATGTTACAGGTGGAGTACGGTGATAATCAGGTTGCTCTTACAACAACGGATGGCTTTTTATTTCCCAACGCGACATTGAAGCAACGCAATTTAATGGAACGCAAAGGTTTTCCCGAATCATATAATACAGCAGCTATCATCGAATTTCTGAATACGGTGAAGGGTGGAGCTGAGGTTTTAAGGGTTCCAATCTATTCACATGAATTATCCGATGTAGTTGAAGCTGGGTATGATGAATTTCAACAACCGGGGATTCTAATTGTTGAGGGAGTAAATACGTTACAGTTTTCAGAGCAATTTTCAGTTTCATTAGCCGATTTCTTTGATCTTTCTATTTTTGTTGATGCGCCAACGCCATTAATTGAAAAATGGTACATTGATCGTTTTTTAGCCTTATTAACAAAAACTAAACAAGAACAGGATCTCAAAAACTACTTCTGGCAGTGGACTAAACTTTCGCAAAAGTCCGCAATAGCGATTGGTCATCAAATTTGGCAAAGTGTGAATGTCCCAAATCTAGAACAATATATTTTACCAACGCGTAATCGAGCAGATTTAGTTTTGAAAAAAGATAAAGAACATCAAATTGCCGAAGTTTGGTTACGTAAATTCTAA
- a CDS encoding LysM peptidoglycan-binding domain-containing protein, translating to MNKVKETALTVAGLTAVFGAGQTAIHAATTYTVEGGDTLSDIATKFNTTVNDLVQANNLKDANLIIKDQELVVSDDDTQVANSAATATDVAAQAANDATASLAASSAAASSAAASEATASSSEAKASSAATTTTKQATAAPAAAATGSGSVYDQFIAAGGTAALWQSVVMPESGGNPNAVSSNGYHGLGQTKNSWGYGSVATQTAGMISYAVSRYGSIDSAIAFRSSHGWW from the coding sequence ATGAATAAAGTAAAAGAAACAGCATTAACAGTTGCCGGATTGACTGCCGTCTTTGGTGCCGGTCAAACAGCTATTCACGCCGCTACAACTTATACCGTTGAAGGTGGAGATACTTTGAGCGATATTGCTACGAAGTTCAACACAACCGTTAATGATTTGGTACAAGCTAATAATTTGAAAGATGCTAACTTGATTATTAAAGATCAAGAATTAGTAGTTTCAGATGATGATACACAAGTAGCTAACTCAGCTGCCACTGCTACTGATGTTGCAGCTCAAGCAGCTAACGATGCGACAGCTTCACTTGCTGCCTCATCAGCTGCTGCTTCATCTGCCGCTGCATCAGAGGCAACTGCTTCATCATCAGAAGCTAAAGCCTCATCAGCTGCAACTACCACTACTAAGCAAGCGACGGCTGCTCCAGCGGCTGCTGCAACAGGATCTGGCTCAGTTTATGATCAATTCATCGCTGCTGGTGGAACTGCAGCCTTGTGGCAAAGTGTGGTAATGCCTGAATCTGGTGGTAATCCTAACGCCGTTTCATCAAATGGATATCATGGTTTGGGTCAAACTAAGAATTCATGGGGATATGGATCAGTCGCTACACAAACTGCTGGAATGATCAGCTATGCTGTTTCTCGTTACGGATCAATTGATAGCGCCATTGCTTTCCGTTCATCACATGGTTGGTGGTAA
- a CDS encoding cation diffusion facilitator family transporter, with product MAMKHEHGNEMNNKNYLIATIMNVIITGAELVGGLLAGSLALVSDAIHNLTDVISLVIAWTAQRISSKEMTTKNTFGYRRAQIIAAFVNSTFLIMVSLFLIIESIRGFLNPHPIQGALMLVIAVIGLVANIVTGLVLARNEGNLNQRAALLHVIGDALSSVGVIFAAVMITWVNWLWLDPLITLLVAIYIMHETWSVLKEATNILMEANPDVDLQAIKKVVLSCSYVKGAHHFHVWQLDEDRTLLTFHVTMENQSLTQVEKSILEIQEVISEKYHIDHVTIQPEVDHIDDQIVDTNECQTN from the coding sequence ATGGCAATGAAACATGAACATGGGAATGAAATGAATAATAAAAATTATTTGATTGCAACGATTATGAATGTCATCATTACTGGGGCGGAGTTAGTAGGTGGTTTACTAGCAGGATCATTGGCTTTAGTTTCTGATGCAATCCATAATTTAACGGATGTGATTTCATTGGTGATTGCATGGACCGCTCAGAGAATTTCTAGTAAAGAGATGACGACTAAAAATACTTTTGGCTATCGCCGAGCACAAATTATCGCGGCCTTCGTTAATTCTACTTTTTTGATCATGGTTTCGTTATTTTTGATCATTGAATCAATCAGAGGCTTTTTAAATCCACATCCGATTCAGGGGGCGCTAATGTTGGTAATTGCGGTGATTGGATTGGTTGCTAACATAGTGACAGGTCTGGTCTTGGCCCGTAATGAGGGTAATTTAAATCAACGAGCGGCTTTACTACATGTGATTGGGGATGCTTTATCATCGGTCGGGGTCATCTTTGCGGCAGTTATGATTACTTGGGTTAATTGGCTGTGGTTGGATCCTTTAATCACTTTACTGGTAGCGATTTATATTATGCACGAAACCTGGTCAGTTTTGAAAGAGGCAACGAATATTTTGATGGAGGCTAATCCGGATGTAGATTTGCAAGCTATTAAAAAGGTAGTGCTAAGTTGTTCCTATGTAAAGGGTGCCCACCATTTTCATGTTTGGCAGCTTGATGAAGATCGCACTTTGCTAACTTTTCATGTAACGATGGAGAATCAATCTTTAACTCAAGTTGAGAAAAGTATTCTAGAAATTCAAGAAGTTATATCTGAAAAATACCATATTGATCATGTAACAATTCAACCAGAGGTGGATCATATTGATGATCAGATCGTTGACACAAATGAATGTCAAACAAATTAA
- a CDS encoding fluoride efflux transporter FluC → MIHNRAYQWLLRATMVGIGGFIGGALRESIELIFKNASPIGTLIINLTGTFITVLLTQILVKKLNLLRQIQIDFLFVGIIGAYTTYSTLILEITEMSVIPAIIYMVISLLGGILMVYLAQWVGEEAIKKWQN, encoded by the coding sequence TTGATACATAATAGAGCATATCAGTGGCTTTTACGAGCAACAATGGTTGGAATTGGCGGTTTTATTGGGGGAGCCTTACGCGAAAGTATTGAACTAATCTTTAAAAATGCTAGTCCAATTGGAACGCTCATCATTAATCTCACAGGTACTTTTATAACGGTATTATTAACCCAAATTCTAGTAAAAAAATTAAATTTATTAAGGCAAATTCAAATTGACTTTCTTTTTGTAGGAATAATTGGTGCTTATACGACCTATTCAACCTTAATCTTGGAAATAACAGAAATGTCGGTCATACCGGCTATCATTTATATGGTAATTAGTCTGCTTGGTGGAATTTTAATGGTGTATTTGGCTCAATGGGTTGGAGAAGAGGCGATAAAAAAATGGCAGAATTAA
- a CDS encoding fluoride efflux transporter FluC: MAELIFMAGLGAGVGSILRFFMLDQLTRVSQLSTSWMVVIINLLAAFGMGYLSGLSLVLPWHTMVTTGIMGGFSTFSTPINELAQVLGNDDQSKRKLVLLKTGIMFTIGMPILILGRHFGLN, from the coding sequence ATGGCAGAATTAATTTTTATGGCTGGATTGGGAGCTGGAGTAGGATCGATATTACGATTCTTTATGTTAGATCAATTAACAAGAGTCAGTCAGTTATCAACTAGTTGGATGGTAGTTATTATAAATCTATTAGCAGCATTTGGAATGGGGTATTTAAGCGGGTTAAGTTTAGTTTTACCGTGGCATACGATGGTAACGACGGGAATTATGGGCGGCTTTTCTACTTTTTCAACACCGATTAATGAATTAGCACAGGTTTTGGGAAATGATGACCAATCTAAGCGAAAGTTAGTTTTATTAAAAACGGGTATTATGTTTACAATTGGAATGCCAATCTTAATATTGGGCAGGCATTTTGGGTTAAATTAG
- a CDS encoding CAP domain-containing protein yields the protein MSNTKKFVGTAIAAAASAIPFMGGHASADQGATTFRDASVDDVQKNADEAKNTPMYTVQSGDTLSSISDVTGVSTSDLQKYNNLTSSSVIINGSQLKLSGDDSAEVATDTTESENSNQATSSSAKSNGAVANKATNVNNTASTAVSSNDATLAALNAMRASAGLSKLTWDSGLAAKAQGRAAVVAASGIPSDHFHTAGEVIAIGFEAGSTVVSAWYNETNMVGAANGHRNWEMNASYTHVGFGYVNGVIVGEAY from the coding sequence ATGAGTAATACTAAGAAATTTGTTGGAACTGCGATTGCTGCTGCAGCATCAGCTATCCCATTTATGGGTGGACATGCTTCTGCTGACCAAGGAGCAACAACATTCCGGGATGCCTCAGTTGATGATGTTCAAAAAAATGCTGATGAAGCTAAAAACACACCAATGTATACTGTTCAATCTGGAGATACTTTATCATCAATTTCTGATGTTACTGGTGTTTCAACGAGTGATTTACAAAAATACAATAACTTGACTAGTTCAAGTGTGATTATTAATGGATCTCAATTGAAGTTGTCTGGGGATGATTCAGCGGAAGTTGCAACTGATACAACTGAAAGCGAAAATAGTAACCAAGCGACAAGTTCTAGTGCCAAGTCAAATGGAGCAGTAGCTAATAAAGCTACTAATGTTAATAATACAGCTTCAACAGCTGTATCTTCAAACGATGCTACTTTAGCTGCCTTAAATGCTATGCGTGCAAGTGCGGGTTTGAGCAAATTGACGTGGGACTCAGGTTTAGCTGCTAAGGCGCAAGGACGGGCTGCTGTTGTAGCTGCTTCAGGAATTCCTTCAGATCACTTCCATACTGCAGGTGAAGTTATTGCGATTGGGTTTGAAGCTGGATCAACTGTTGTTTCAGCTTGGTATAACGAAACTAACATGGTTGGTGCCGCTAATGGTCACCGTAATTGGGAAATGAATGCTTCATATACTCATGTTGGCTTTGGTTATGTTAATGGAGTTATTGTTGGTGAAGCATATTAA